From one Melioribacteraceae bacterium genomic stretch:
- a CDS encoding LptE family protein: protein MTFNRKLESIFILFIIALVLSACSYSFTGASIPQHLESIAIPLFDDRSGSGEPSLREDFTNELITKFIDDNSLQIRERVNADAILESTILSLVDAPSSVGAQEGITAVETRRVTLTVRVIYKDFIMKKTIFEQTFSNYADYVNEGDITTFRNDAIKTAIDKITEDILLAVVSNW from the coding sequence ATGACATTCAATAGAAAGTTAGAAAGTATATTTATATTATTCATAATTGCTTTGGTATTAAGTGCGTGCAGTTATTCTTTTACCGGAGCCTCAATTCCTCAGCATCTTGAATCGATTGCCATTCCATTGTTTGATGATAGAAGCGGTTCGGGCGAACCAAGTTTAAGAGAAGATTTCACAAATGAATTAATAACAAAATTTATTGATGATAACTCTTTACAAATTCGCGAAAGAGTTAATGCCGATGCAATTTTAGAAAGTACAATTCTCTCGCTTGTCGATGCCCCGTCATCAGTTGGAGCTCAAGAAGGTATTACCGCAGTAGAAACTAGAAGAGTCACATTAACTGTTAGAGTCATTTATAAAGATTTTATAATGAAAAAAACAATCTTTGAGCAAACTTTTTCAAATTATGCAGACTATGTAAACGAAGGTGACATTACAACCTTCAGAAACGACGCTATTAAAACAGCAATAGATAAAATAACCGAAGATATACTGCTTGCGGTTGTATCTAATTGGTAA
- a CDS encoding glycosyltransferase, which produces MNFDEIVLLTYIVSLSILMIFASHGFIMVYYQSKYGKNIPKEKAEEVLHKTVTIQLPLYNEMYVSERLIDAVCAIDFPKEQMEIQVLDDSTDQTVEVVAKIVEEKQKLGFNIKHIHRTDRSGYKAGALKEGLKSVTGEYVAIFDADFIPKPDFLKNTLKFFADDNVGMVQTRWEHLNEDYSMLTKIQALALDGHFVIEQTVRNRAGFFINFNGTGGVWRLSCILDAGNWHADTLTEDLDLSYRAQLKGWKFIYLRDFTTPAELPAEMNALKAQQFRWTKGAIETAKKMLPEVWKSKIPMRVKLQSTFHLTNNIVFPFILLAGILNVPLIFIKNSGPYDNFFNFMSIFVIAFLSSFVFYLFAQKNVHEDWRKKIALFPLFMAGSMGFAVNNSRAVMEALMNRKSEFVRTPKFKIQKKDDSLAKNQYFLNMKIESSAYIEMILAIYCLIGVVASIYFMEIAALPFQLMFFFGFASVSYFSFRNSFTKKSKSAA; this is translated from the coding sequence ATGAATTTCGATGAAATAGTTTTACTTACTTACATAGTATCGTTATCAATATTAATGATTTTCGCCAGTCACGGATTTATAATGGTCTATTATCAATCCAAGTACGGAAAAAATATTCCTAAAGAAAAAGCTGAAGAAGTCTTACACAAAACAGTTACAATTCAACTACCGCTTTATAATGAAATGTATGTTTCGGAAAGGTTAATTGACGCAGTCTGTGCAATTGATTTTCCCAAAGAACAAATGGAAATTCAAGTTCTTGATGATTCAACCGATCAAACAGTCGAAGTTGTTGCAAAAATAGTTGAGGAAAAACAAAAACTCGGGTTTAACATAAAACATATTCACAGAACTGACAGAAGCGGATACAAGGCCGGTGCACTGAAAGAAGGATTGAAATCTGTAACTGGTGAATATGTTGCAATTTTTGACGCCGACTTTATTCCCAAACCAGATTTTTTGAAAAATACTTTAAAGTTTTTTGCCGATGATAATGTGGGAATGGTTCAAACGCGATGGGAGCATCTAAACGAAGATTATTCCATGCTAACCAAAATACAAGCACTTGCGCTCGACGGACATTTTGTAATAGAACAAACCGTTAGAAACCGTGCTGGATTCTTTATCAACTTTAACGGTACCGGAGGAGTTTGGAGATTAAGTTGTATTCTTGACGCAGGCAACTGGCATGCAGATACCTTAACCGAAGATCTTGATTTAAGCTACCGAGCACAATTAAAAGGCTGGAAGTTTATTTACCTGAGAGATTTTACCACTCCGGCTGAATTACCGGCCGAAATGAATGCTCTTAAAGCACAACAGTTTAGATGGACAAAAGGCGCTATCGAAACAGCAAAGAAAATGTTACCCGAAGTCTGGAAATCAAAAATTCCAATGCGTGTTAAATTACAATCAACATTTCATCTTACAAACAATATAGTATTCCCATTTATTTTGCTTGCCGGTATTTTGAATGTTCCGTTAATCTTTATTAAAAACAGCGGTCCGTACGATAACTTTTTTAACTTCATGTCGATATTTGTGATTGCATTTTTAAGTTCATTTGTGTTTTATCTTTTCGCACAGAAAAATGTTCATGAAGATTGGCGAAAGAAAATTGCTCTCTTCCCTTTATTCATGGCGGGAAGTATGGGTTTTGCTGTAAATAATTCTCGCGCGGTTATGGAAGCTTTGATGAACAGAAAAAGTGAGTTTGTACGAACACCGAAATTTAAAATTCAAAAAAAAGATGATTCCCTTGCGAAGAATCAATATTTTCTTAATATGAAAATTGAAAGCTCGGCTTATATCGAAATGATTCTTGCAATCTATTGTTTGATCGGCGTTGTCGCATCAATTTACTTTATGGAAATTGCTGCACTTCCGTTTCAGTTAATGTTCTTCTTTGGATTTGCATCGGTATCTTATTTTTCTTTTAGAAACTCGTTTACAAAAAAATCAAAATCTGCAGCATGA
- a CDS encoding tetratricopeptide repeat protein, which produces MNKDLAKIKLIYEFNPSSPLFARVAESELESGNTDTAIQMLERGMELYPDYISAKLVYIQALAKKGEYKKVIDKLDELKPILNDDSTINYYLEKIEEEKSNIQNNEDEITRIKKPLEEDLENLAETINKAKIPPIDSNITPKIDESEPRGKQFVSETLAGIYLAQSSFKEALDIYEKLIESNPAKTEYYERKIEEIKNMMNN; this is translated from the coding sequence ATGAATAAAGATTTAGCAAAAATAAAATTGATATATGAATTCAATCCTTCTTCTCCTCTTTTTGCGAGAGTAGCAGAAAGCGAATTAGAATCAGGTAACACTGATACTGCCATTCAAATGTTAGAAAGAGGAATGGAACTTTATCCCGATTATATAAGTGCTAAACTTGTTTATATCCAAGCGCTTGCAAAGAAAGGTGAATATAAAAAAGTAATTGATAAACTTGATGAGCTCAAACCAATTTTAAATGATGATTCCACAATTAATTATTATTTAGAAAAAATCGAGGAAGAGAAATCTAATATTCAGAACAACGAAGATGAAATTACTAGAATTAAAAAACCGTTAGAAGAAGATTTGGAAAACCTCGCCGAAACTATTAATAAAGCAAAAATTCCACCAATAGACAGTAACATAACCCCCAAAATTGATGAATCCGAACCACGGGGGAAGCAATTTGTATCCGAAACATTAGCCGGAATTTATTTAGCTCAATCAAGCTTCAAAGAAGCTCTCGATATATATGAGAAATTAATAGAGAGTAATCCAGCCAAAACCGAATATTATGAAAGAAAAATAGAAGAAATAAAAAACATGATGAATAATTAA
- a CDS encoding DNA-3-methyladenine glycosylase, which yields MQFDPSKKLTKQFYQIDAVKLAPKLLGKLFFRKVESEYLIGKIVEVEAYRGRDDEAAHTFNGKTIRNEVMFKEGGYLYVYFTYGMHFCANVVCGKASEGAAVLIRGVEPLFGLEKMKLHRFDARVLSDKEIINLTNGPAKFCKAFSITKKENGIDLTSSEIFLLDSEDVSKKNIIVTQRIGIKKSVELPWRFYIKDNPYVSKK from the coding sequence ATGCAATTTGACCCTTCTAAAAAACTTACCAAGCAATTCTATCAAATCGATGCCGTAAAACTTGCTCCAAAGCTGTTGGGTAAACTTTTTTTTAGAAAAGTTGAATCTGAATATTTGATTGGGAAAATTGTAGAAGTTGAGGCTTATCGTGGTAGAGATGATGAAGCCGCTCACACCTTTAATGGTAAAACAATACGCAACGAAGTAATGTTCAAAGAAGGTGGTTATCTTTATGTTTATTTCACTTATGGAATGCATTTTTGTGCTAACGTAGTATGTGGTAAAGCAAGTGAAGGAGCAGCCGTTTTGATTAGAGGAGTTGAACCTTTGTTTGGTTTAGAAAAAATGAAGTTACATAGATTTGATGCAAGAGTGCTTTCTGACAAAGAAATCATAAACCTAACAAATGGTCCGGCTAAATTTTGCAAAGCATTTTCAATTACAAAAAAAGAAAACGGAATCGATTTAACTTCATCAGAAATTTTTCTCTTAGATTCGGAAGATGTTTCAAAGAAAAATATAATTGTCACCCAAAGAATCGGAATTAAGAAATCAGTTGAACTTCCTTGGCGTTTTTATATCAAAGATAATCCGTATGTTTCGAAGAAATGA
- a CDS encoding glycosyltransferase family 9 protein — protein sequence MNSPNKILIVRTDRIGDVVLTLPLAKYIKKFYPKSHVTFLVREYTSPLTLNNKFIDNTIILPEKSNQTNFWKVLSILKSEKFDTAIMVYPRFRISLALKLAGIKKRIGSGYRWFSFLFTDKVYEHRKTGEKHELEHNLTLLKKIGITDIEKTDVSFDIHISEQSRQKVDQIFEDYNIPDNRKIIIIHPGSGGSSIDLPISKFSSLSYRLAHELDCVILITGSQSEKNTCDKIMNELNSYNLAGKLTLEELTAVIEKSDMLIANSTGPIHIAAALGKNVVGFYPKIKECSVERWGPYTDKSIIFSPSIDCKNCTREQCEKLDCMNSIDIDNVYSEIKTLLN from the coding sequence ATGAATTCACCGAATAAAATATTAATCGTAAGAACTGATCGAATTGGTGACGTCGTACTGACGTTACCATTGGCAAAGTATATAAAGAAATTTTATCCAAAATCTCATGTGACATTTTTAGTTCGAGAATATACAAGTCCGCTTACTCTTAACAATAAGTTTATTGACAACACAATAATTCTTCCCGAAAAAAGTAATCAAACAAATTTTTGGAAAGTACTATCTATTTTAAAGAGCGAAAAGTTTGATACGGCTATAATGGTATATCCCCGATTTAGAATTTCGCTCGCTTTAAAACTTGCAGGTATTAAAAAAAGAATTGGATCAGGTTATAGGTGGTTTTCATTTTTGTTTACGGACAAAGTTTATGAGCACAGAAAAACCGGAGAAAAGCATGAACTTGAGCATAATTTAACTCTGTTGAAAAAAATAGGCATTACTGATATTGAAAAAACAGATGTATCATTTGATATACACATTAGCGAACAAAGTAGACAAAAAGTTGATCAAATATTTGAAGACTATAATATACCGGACAACAGGAAAATCATTATAATTCACCCGGGAAGCGGTGGAAGTTCAATAGATTTACCAATTTCTAAGTTTAGCTCATTATCATATCGTTTGGCACATGAATTGGACTGTGTAATACTAATTACAGGTTCGCAATCAGAAAAAAACACATGTGACAAAATTATGAACGAACTAAACTCATACAATCTAGCCGGTAAATTAACTCTCGAAGAGTTAACTGCAGTTATCGAGAAAAGTGACATGTTAATTGCAAATTCAACCGGACCAATTCACATAGCAGCAGCTCTTGGCAAGAATGTTGTCGGTTTCTATCCAAAAATCAAAGAATGTTCAGTTGAAAGATGGGGACCTTACACTGATAAGAGTATAATCTTTTCACCATCAATTGATTGTAAAAATTGCACAAGAGAACAATGTGAAAAATTGGATTGTATGAACAGTATTGATATTGATAATGTTTATTCGGAAATCAAAACTCTATTGAATTGA
- a CDS encoding DUF3108 domain-containing protein, giving the protein MKKLILYIIYFTLLLTVSVNADDFRKIENKAFREGEKLTFDVKYGFVTAGIAEMAIPKIKKLAGRDVYHVTFRVNTVPAFDPFFIVRDRYETFIDVEGIFPWRFEQHIREGNYTKDFSAFFDQRNGSAKTTGGTFEIPKYVNDIMSAFYITRTFDFSGMKKGDRFNLENFYNDKVYPLDVVYHGKERITVDAGTFDCIIVEPLVREGGLFKNEGNIIIWLSDDELKVPIKVKTKVIIGSIDSELTAYEGLAGEFTSKVD; this is encoded by the coding sequence ATGAAAAAGCTAATACTATATATAATATATTTTACACTTTTATTAACCGTATCTGTAAATGCCGATGATTTCAGAAAAATAGAAAACAAAGCATTTCGAGAAGGTGAAAAATTAACGTTTGATGTTAAGTATGGTTTTGTAACTGCAGGTATTGCAGAAATGGCGATTCCAAAAATCAAAAAATTAGCCGGTAGAGATGTTTACCATGTTACGTTTAGAGTCAACACAGTTCCGGCCTTCGATCCGTTTTTTATTGTTAGAGATAGATACGAAACATTTATTGATGTCGAAGGAATTTTCCCTTGGAGATTTGAACAGCACATTAGAGAAGGAAATTATACTAAAGATTTCTCGGCGTTTTTTGATCAGCGAAATGGTTCGGCCAAAACAACCGGCGGTACTTTCGAAATTCCAAAGTATGTTAACGATATAATGTCAGCTTTTTATATCACACGTACTTTTGATTTCAGCGGAATGAAAAAAGGCGACCGGTTCAACTTAGAAAATTTTTATAACGATAAAGTTTATCCGCTTGATGTTGTTTATCACGGAAAAGAAAGAATAACAGTTGATGCCGGTACTTTTGATTGCATTATAGTTGAACCACTAGTTAGGGAAGGCGGTTTGTTTAAGAACGAAGGTAACATAATTATTTGGTTATCCGATGATGAACTTAAAGTGCCGATCAAAGTAAAAACAAAAGTAATAATCGGTTCAATTGATTCGGAATTGACTGCCTATGAAGGACTTGCCGGTGAATTTACCTCTAAAGTAGATTAG
- a CDS encoding CPBP family intramembrane metalloprotease, with translation MSEEFRNFEDPPEKEDQFRNNIEPTMSPIAAAFTGLIVVFVLYQIGGSLLTLLIFGLDLESANVNAMRLMTIGGQVMFILLPALMFAKLVYEDVGTIIRFKLPTVKEVFAFVFGLILIAPLLQSYLYLQNYLLNLLAQKIHIIQVIKNLLDSLDKLVTETYSELLRSDTIFEASFIIFVVAVVPSICEEVFFRGYVQKSFEFRIKPVWAAFVTAIFFALYHFNPYGLIALFALGFFFGYSAFKSESIFIPLILHFLNNLIAIISFFIVGDDEFLQATAADPADLGINTFFFLFFLLLFLVYIYILNKNYDKLSKKKELL, from the coding sequence ATGAGTGAAGAATTCCGCAATTTTGAAGATCCTCCGGAAAAAGAGGATCAATTCAGAAATAATATTGAACCAACCATGTCGCCAATCGCCGCGGCGTTCACGGGTCTAATTGTGGTTTTTGTTCTCTACCAAATTGGCGGTAGTCTCTTAACTCTCCTAATATTTGGATTAGACCTTGAATCCGCGAATGTTAACGCGATGCGATTGATGACAATCGGTGGACAAGTAATGTTTATACTTCTCCCCGCACTCATGTTTGCAAAACTAGTTTATGAAGATGTTGGAACAATTATTCGTTTTAAACTTCCAACAGTAAAAGAAGTTTTTGCTTTTGTATTTGGATTAATCCTCATTGCACCGCTTCTTCAAAGTTATCTTTACCTACAAAATTATTTACTTAATCTTCTTGCCCAAAAAATTCATATTATTCAAGTAATTAAAAATTTATTGGATAGTTTAGATAAACTGGTAACAGAAACTTATTCCGAACTTTTAAGAAGCGATACAATTTTTGAAGCATCATTTATAATTTTTGTCGTAGCAGTAGTTCCCTCTATTTGTGAAGAAGTTTTCTTTAGAGGTTATGTTCAAAAAAGTTTTGAATTTAGAATAAAGCCCGTTTGGGCAGCTTTTGTGACTGCAATCTTTTTTGCCTTATATCATTTTAATCCATACGGATTGATTGCACTATTTGCACTCGGATTTTTCTTCGGTTACTCTGCATTTAAAAGTGAATCCATATTCATTCCTTTGATTCTACATTTCTTAAATAATCTTATAGCAATTATTTCTTTCTTCATAGTTGGTGATGATGAATTTTTGCAAGCAACTGCCGCTGATCCGGCAGATCTTGGAATTAACACATTTTTCTTTCTTTTCTTTCTGTTGCTATTCTTGGTTTATATTTATATTCTAAACAAGAATTACGATAAACTCTCAAAAAAGAAGGAGTTATTATGA
- a CDS encoding DUF2007 domain-containing protein, with amino-acid sequence MICPNCECEYVDTVTTCPDCGVELVTKDVFEGHLVHHSDWLVVYTTDEIYKAEMYKANLEGAEIDALILGQKDRNYPTVGDLSVIKILVKKSDAETAIEIINDINSRTDESEEE; translated from the coding sequence ATGATATGTCCAAATTGTGAATGTGAATATGTTGATACAGTTACAACTTGTCCTGATTGCGGTGTTGAACTTGTTACTAAGGATGTATTCGAAGGACATCTTGTTCATCATTCGGATTGGCTTGTAGTTTATACAACTGATGAGATTTATAAAGCCGAAATGTATAAAGCCAACCTTGAAGGTGCCGAGATTGATGCATTAATTCTAGGACAAAAGGATAGAAATTATCCAACCGTTGGTGATCTTTCCGTCATAAAAATTTTAGTAAAAAAATCCGATGCTGAAACTGCTATAGAAATTATTAATGATATTAATTCTCGAACAGACGAGAGTGAAGAAGAATAA
- a CDS encoding phosphatidate cytidylyltransferase yields the protein MSGNKTGTRIIVSVAAIPFIGLAAYFGGILFLIFVLGIALISFFEFSILVKSKGTNPNLIFGLTSVVLILLNVYFDWLDFYILILLISFILLIVELYRDNNSAILNLGSTFLGIFYIGVFSASLLSIRELFNFSNQLYEQGGLLIIALFVTIWICDSAAFFLGTAFGKHKLFPRVSPKKSWEGAIAGFIFSILTMIAAHFILLDFLSLVDSFIIGTIVGTVGQIGDLIESLIKRDANVKDSSALIPGHGGVFDRFDSLLFSAPAVYVYLIYTMQL from the coding sequence ATGTCGGGTAACAAAACCGGAACAAGAATAATTGTCTCAGTTGCTGCTATTCCATTTATCGGCCTAGCTGCCTATTTCGGTGGAATACTATTTCTGATTTTTGTTTTGGGAATTGCCCTTATTTCTTTTTTTGAATTTTCAATTTTAGTCAAAAGCAAAGGTACAAATCCAAATTTAATTTTTGGATTAACTTCGGTCGTGTTAATTTTATTGAATGTCTATTTTGATTGGCTTGATTTTTACATTCTCATCCTTTTGATTTCATTTATTTTATTGATAGTCGAATTATATAGAGATAATAATTCTGCAATATTAAATTTAGGAAGTACATTTCTCGGCATTTTTTACATTGGAGTATTTTCCGCTTCTTTATTAAGCATTAGAGAGTTGTTTAATTTTTCAAATCAATTATATGAACAAGGTGGATTGTTAATCATTGCTTTGTTTGTAACTATCTGGATTTGTGATTCAGCTGCTTTTTTTCTTGGAACTGCATTCGGTAAACACAAACTTTTCCCGCGAGTGAGTCCTAAGAAAAGTTGGGAAGGTGCAATTGCCGGATTTATTTTTTCAATTCTCACAATGATAGCGGCTCACTTCATACTTTTGGATTTCCTCTCACTTGTTGATTCATTTATAATCGGTACAATTGTTGGAACAGTTGGACAAATTGGGGATCTAATTGAAAGTCTGATTAAACGAGATGCGAACGTGAAAGATTCTTCGGCTTTAATACCAGGTCACGGCGGTGTATTTGATAGATTCGATTCTCTTTTATTCAGCGCACCGGCAGTTTATGTTTACCTTATTTATACAATGCAGTTATAA
- the rimO gene encoding 30S ribosomal protein S12 methylthiotransferase RimO: MKENKINIITLGCSKNTVDSERLMKQLNANNFELVKNSDDADSIVINTCGFIDAAKEESINTILQAVELKKKGKIKKVVVAGCLSERYMDDLVKDIPEVDKYFGTEDYEGVVKEFGGNLKYELLGERIVSTPKHYAYLKISEGCDNPCSFCAIPLMRGGHKSKPMEQLLKEAESLAKNGAKEIIIIGQDTTDYGKDIYQKRNLSELLNRLSDINGIEWIKLLYAYPSHFPNDVIETIAENPKVCKYLDMPLQHISDNVLRSMRRGISSRRTKELLYKIKERIPDITLRTTFIVGYPNETEKEFQELYDFVKDIEFDRMGVFNYSIEETTTSFILGDPFSLKEKERRKDELMNLQQKISLSKNEKLVGRKIRVLIDDIEDQHYIARSERDAPEVDGEVIIDPNGKYLTPGNFYEVDIYDCNEYDLFAKHSGNGGK; the protein is encoded by the coding sequence ATGAAAGAAAATAAAATAAATATAATTACGCTTGGCTGTTCTAAAAACACTGTAGATTCTGAGAGATTGATGAAACAGCTAAACGCAAATAATTTTGAATTAGTTAAAAATAGTGACGATGCCGATTCAATTGTCATAAACACATGTGGATTTATTGATGCGGCTAAAGAAGAATCAATCAATACAATTTTACAAGCTGTGGAATTAAAGAAAAAAGGTAAGATCAAAAAAGTTGTAGTTGCCGGCTGCTTATCCGAACGATACATGGATGATCTTGTTAAAGATATCCCGGAAGTTGACAAGTATTTTGGAACCGAAGATTATGAAGGTGTCGTTAAGGAATTCGGCGGTAATCTAAAATATGAACTACTCGGCGAAAGAATTGTTTCTACACCTAAACATTATGCTTATCTAAAGATAAGTGAAGGATGCGATAATCCATGTTCGTTTTGCGCAATTCCTTTGATGCGCGGCGGTCATAAATCAAAACCGATGGAACAATTATTAAAAGAAGCCGAAAGCTTAGCTAAAAATGGGGCGAAAGAAATAATAATCATCGGTCAAGATACAACCGATTACGGGAAGGATATTTATCAAAAAAGAAATCTATCGGAACTATTAAATCGCCTAAGTGATATCAATGGAATTGAATGGATCAAACTTTTATATGCTTATCCTTCTCATTTCCCGAATGATGTAATTGAAACAATTGCAGAAAACCCAAAAGTCTGCAAATATTTGGATATGCCGCTCCAGCACATTTCTGACAATGTTCTTCGTTCTATGCGCAGAGGAATTAGTTCAAGAAGAACAAAAGAGCTCCTTTATAAAATCAAAGAAAGAATTCCTGATATAACTTTAAGAACGACTTTTATTGTAGGATATCCCAACGAAACAGAAAAGGAATTCCAAGAACTTTATGATTTTGTTAAAGATATTGAATTCGATAGAATGGGAGTTTTTAATTATTCAATAGAAGAAACAACCACAAGTTTTATTTTAGGTGATCCTTTTTCCCTAAAAGAAAAGGAAAGAAGAAAAGACGAACTGATGAATCTTCAACAAAAAATTTCGTTATCTAAAAACGAAAAGCTGGTTGGCAGAAAAATTCGTGTGCTTATCGATGATATTGAAGATCAACATTATATTGCACGAAGTGAACGAGATGCTCCAGAAGTTGACGGAGAAGTAATTATTGATCCGAATGGAAAATATTTAACACCGGGTAATTTTTATGAAGTTGACATTTATGACTGTAATGAGTATGATTTATTTGCAAAACATTCCGGTAATGGGGGAAAATAA
- a CDS encoding GWxTD domain-containing protein: protein MKNLLFISLIISFFLTINAQEDKSKKQIYPSAPNFNLDFLNYKSDETGKSRVDLFVQVPYTNIQFVKVDDKFVGKYSVNLTMFNEDKSNIISNDIWEEVVTANSFNQTSTSKNFNLSLRSFQLAPGNYFVRCIVEDVDSKRNVTSEHTLEVMPFDTQVSISDLLLITELVETESGKRIVPNISQTVESMDEVINFYYELYSDEEKDIKIEYGIRDKNENQNYTHTIEKKLDKGTNEIYGSLQYPSFTFGEYELVVKVTNLNDSLIAGIGKSFYARVIGIPRSITDLQKAIDQMLYIAESSEINHIMNSESFQEKLERFLEFWEVKDPTPNTKVNEAMLEYYRRIDHANRNFEAYRREGWQTDMGMVYVSLGPPDYIDRHPFAVDSKPYEVWDYYNLNRQFVFIDYTGFGDYRLVNRDYRDLNRYRY from the coding sequence ATGAAGAACTTATTATTCATATCGCTTATAATTTCATTTTTTCTAACAATTAATGCACAGGAAGATAAAAGTAAAAAACAAATTTATCCTTCGGCCCCAAACTTTAATCTGGATTTTTTAAATTACAAAAGTGATGAAACCGGTAAATCTAGGGTTGATCTCTTTGTACAAGTTCCTTATACAAACATTCAATTTGTTAAAGTAGATGATAAATTTGTCGGGAAATATTCGGTTAATTTGACAATGTTTAACGAGGATAAGAGCAATATTATCAGTAATGATATATGGGAGGAAGTTGTAACTGCAAATAGTTTCAATCAGACTTCCACTTCAAAAAATTTCAATTTGAGTTTAAGATCATTTCAACTTGCACCGGGTAATTATTTCGTCAGATGTATCGTTGAAGATGTAGATTCCAAAAGAAATGTAACGAGCGAACATACGTTGGAAGTAATGCCATTTGATACTCAAGTTAGTATAAGCGATCTCTTATTAATTACAGAACTTGTTGAAACCGAAAGTGGTAAAAGAATCGTTCCTAATATCTCCCAAACTGTTGAAAGTATGGACGAAGTTATAAACTTCTATTATGAACTTTATTCCGACGAAGAAAAAGATATTAAGATTGAGTATGGGATACGGGATAAAAACGAAAACCAAAATTACACTCATACCATTGAGAAAAAATTGGATAAAGGCACTAACGAAATTTATGGTTCTCTTCAATATCCGTCTTTTACTTTTGGCGAGTATGAATTAGTTGTTAAAGTGACAAACCTAAACGATTCATTAATAGCCGGTATAGGAAAATCATTTTATGCAAGAGTTATCGGGATTCCGAGAAGCATAACTGATCTTCAAAAAGCTATTGACCAAATGTTATATATTGCCGAATCTAGTGAAATAAATCATATTATGAATTCCGAATCTTTTCAAGAAAAGTTGGAAAGATTTTTAGAATTTTGGGAAGTTAAAGACCCTACTCCAAACACTAAAGTTAACGAAGCGATGCTTGAGTATTATAGACGAATAGATCATGCAAATAGAAATTTTGAGGCTTATAGACGAGAAGGCTGGCAAACCGATATGGGAATGGTCTATGTTTCACTTGGTCCACCCGATTATATTGATAGACATCCTTTCGCCGTTGATTCTAAACCATACGAAGTATGGGATTACTACAATCTTAATCGTCAATTTGTATTTATTGATTACACCGGATTCGGTGATTACCGTTTAGTAAACAGAGACTACCGAGATCTTAACAGATATAGATACTAG